One window from the genome of Paracoccus marcusii encodes:
- a CDS encoding response regulator: protein MSQPRNAVLVVEDEILIRMEAVDMMHDAGFRTYEAKSADAALVTLNGTSDIAILFTDVEMPGSMNGLKLAAHVSATWPDIRIIVASGILGVKDADLPPGARFFPKPYPTDQIIDALHQMTGDPA, encoded by the coding sequence ATGTCCCAGCCCCGCAACGCCGTCCTTGTCGTCGAGGACGAGATCCTGATCCGGATGGAAGCCGTCGACATGATGCACGACGCGGGCTTTCGGACCTACGAGGCCAAGTCGGCCGACGCCGCGCTGGTCACGCTGAACGGCACCTCCGACATCGCCATCCTGTTCACCGACGTCGAGATGCCCGGATCGATGAACGGCCTGAAGCTGGCAGCCCATGTCAGCGCCACCTGGCCCGACATCCGCATCATCGTCGCGTCGGGGATCCTGGGCGTCAAGGACGCCGACCTGCCGCCCGGTGCGCGGTTCTTTCCAAAGCCCTATCCCACGGACCAGATCATCGACGCCCTGCACCAGATGACCGGCGATCCGGCCTGA
- a CDS encoding sensor histidine kinase — MTDRSAARDDLALAVAILAPRGRDAAVAAALLDKVGIASVQARDLPALAGLVGATIGVALVTEEALVAADEGLLQQALADQPSWSDVPFIVLANGTSRHRSDRAKARIDALQNGVVLSRPLHAEELVRAVGSALKARARQYEARDRMHELQTREAQLHDSEAKFHAIADSVDQMIWSTRPDGFHDYYNHRWYEFTGVPEGSTDGEAWAGMFHPDDQDRTWARWRQSLETGQPYEIEYRLRHRSGEYRWVLGRAKPVRDATGRITRWYGSCTDINRIKVVEEQLQLMLGEMNHRVKNSMAMVHSIVSQTLRQAETLDQARMSIQSRIGIMAQAHDRLVKATWTETAITEVVEAALAPHRMSADRFRVAGPDLALGSKQALALTMALHELATNAMKYGALSAETGHVQVRWDRDDHAEPVGFRLSWQEHGGPTVTPPRRKGFGSRMIEQALAGYFDGVAELDYDPGGLRFELTSPLTGLTQQD; from the coding sequence GTGACCGACCGGTCGGCCGCGCGCGACGACCTGGCCCTGGCGGTGGCGATCCTGGCGCCGCGGGGCCGCGACGCCGCCGTGGCCGCGGCGCTGCTGGACAAGGTCGGCATCGCGTCGGTCCAGGCACGGGACCTGCCCGCGCTGGCGGGGCTGGTCGGAGCAACCATCGGCGTGGCCCTGGTCACCGAGGAGGCCCTGGTCGCCGCGGATGAGGGGCTGCTGCAGCAGGCCCTGGCCGATCAGCCGTCCTGGTCGGACGTTCCCTTCATCGTTCTGGCGAACGGGACGTCGCGGCATCGATCGGACCGGGCCAAGGCCCGCATCGACGCGCTGCAGAACGGGGTGGTGCTGTCGCGACCGCTGCATGCGGAGGAACTGGTGCGCGCGGTCGGCTCTGCCCTCAAGGCCCGCGCGCGGCAGTACGAGGCGCGCGACCGCATGCACGAGCTGCAGACCCGGGAGGCGCAGCTGCACGACAGCGAGGCCAAGTTCCACGCCATCGCCGATTCCGTCGACCAGATGATCTGGTCGACCCGCCCGGACGGATTTCACGACTATTACAACCACCGTTGGTACGAATTCACCGGCGTGCCCGAAGGCTCGACCGACGGCGAGGCCTGGGCCGGGATGTTCCATCCCGACGATCAGGACCGCACATGGGCGCGCTGGCGTCAAAGCCTGGAGACCGGCCAGCCCTACGAGATCGAGTATCGACTGCGGCACCGGTCCGGCGAATACCGGTGGGTCTTGGGTCGCGCCAAGCCGGTCCGCGATGCGACGGGGCGGATCACCCGCTGGTACGGCAGCTGCACGGACATCAACCGCATCAAGGTGGTCGAGGAACAGCTTCAGCTGATGCTGGGAGAGATGAACCACCGGGTCAAGAACTCGATGGCGATGGTGCATTCCATCGTCTCGCAGACCCTGCGTCAGGCCGAGACGCTGGACCAGGCCCGCATGTCCATCCAGTCGCGCATCGGCATCATGGCGCAGGCCCATGACCGCCTGGTCAAGGCGACTTGGACAGAAACCGCCATCACCGAGGTGGTCGAGGCGGCCCTGGCCCCCCACCGCATGAGCGCGGACCGCTTCCGGGTTGCGGGGCCGGACCTGGCCCTGGGGTCCAAGCAGGCGCTGGCCCTGACCATGGCGCTGCATGAACTGGCCACCAATGCGATGAAATACGGCGCCCTGTCCGCCGAGACGGGCCATGTCCAGGTCCGGTGGGACCGCGACGACCACGCGGAGCCTGTCGGATTCCGCCTGTCCTGGCAGGAACATGGCGGGCCGACCGTCACCCCGCCCCGCCGCAAGGGTTTTGGCAGCCGGATGATCGAACAGGCCCTTGCGGGATACTTCGACGGGGTCGCGGAACTGGACTATGACCCCGGCGGTTTGCGTTTCGAACTGACATCACCGCTGACCGGCCTGACGCAGCAGGACTGA